A region from the Microcella frigidaquae genome encodes:
- the rsmA gene encoding 16S rRNA (adenine(1518)-N(6)/adenine(1519)-N(6))-dimethyltransferase RsmA: MSGLLGPAEVRDLAALLDVTPTKKLGQNFVHDANTVRRIVGTAALLPGEPVLEVGPGLGSLTLGLLEAGHPVVAIEVDARLAAQLPQTVGALQPEAALAVVTADALRVDAVPDAPGGHRPTALVANLPYNISVPVLLHLLALEPGVRRVLVMVQAEVGHRLAAEPGSKVYGGPSVKAAWYGQWRVEGQVSRQVFWPVPNVDSVLVGMTRADAPGTEAERLRVGELVDAAFGQRRKMLRQALAEVYGSSAAATAALEAAGLDPTARGEQLGLAEFVRLARSEPVGGRPGGGAA, translated from the coding sequence ATGAGCGGCCTGCTGGGGCCGGCCGAGGTGCGCGACCTCGCCGCCCTGCTCGATGTGACGCCGACCAAGAAGCTGGGCCAGAACTTCGTGCACGACGCCAACACCGTGCGGCGCATCGTGGGGACGGCGGCGCTGCTGCCCGGTGAGCCCGTGCTCGAGGTCGGCCCGGGGCTGGGCTCGCTGACGCTCGGACTGCTCGAGGCGGGGCATCCCGTCGTCGCGATCGAGGTGGATGCGCGGCTCGCCGCTCAGCTGCCGCAGACGGTCGGCGCACTCCAGCCCGAGGCCGCGCTCGCCGTCGTCACCGCCGACGCGCTGCGCGTGGATGCCGTGCCCGATGCGCCCGGCGGGCACCGCCCGACCGCGCTCGTCGCGAACTTGCCCTACAACATCTCGGTGCCGGTGCTGCTGCACCTGCTCGCGCTCGAGCCGGGCGTCCGCCGCGTGCTCGTCATGGTGCAGGCCGAGGTCGGCCACCGCCTCGCGGCCGAGCCGGGCTCGAAGGTGTACGGCGGGCCGAGCGTGAAGGCGGCCTGGTACGGGCAGTGGCGGGTCGAGGGGCAGGTGAGCCGGCAGGTGTTCTGGCCGGTGCCGAACGTCGACAGCGTGCTCGTCGGCATGACCCGTGCCGACGCCCCCGGAACCGAAGCCGAGCGCCTGCGCGTCGGCGAGCTCGTCGACGCCGCGTTCGGGCAGCGGCGCAAGATGCTGCGGCAGGCGCTCGCCGAGGTGTACGGCTCAAGCGCGGCGGCCACGGCCGCCCTTGAGGCGGCGGGGCTCGACCCGACGGCGCGCGGCGAGCAGCTGGGGCTGGCTGAGTTTGTGCGGCTGGCGCGCTCCGAGCCCGTGGGCGGGCGGCCGGGGGGCGGCGCGGCGTGA
- a CDS encoding TatD family hydrolase, whose protein sequence is MEGTTRDLSYPPSPEALTVPVYDNHTHLEIADGENPLHYREHLDRASAVGVRGVVQVGTDVLTSRWSAAVAAREPRVLAAVALHPNEAPALAESGELDAALAVIDELAAQPRVVAIGETGLDYFRTEPGGGRDAQLAAFEAHIAIAKKHGLALQIHDRDAHDDIVATLLRVGAPERTVFHCFSGDADLARVLADNGWYASFAGTVTFKNAANLREALEVMPRQLVLVETDAPFLTPHPFRGRPNGPYLMPHTVRAMAEHLGTDVPTLCALIASNSEQVYGTWDAEPVTAPGDPWAGPDEVPGSPSELAAAAQAAALDAADEGSPDHHPGPDYPGER, encoded by the coding sequence ATGGAGGGCACGACGCGCGACCTCAGCTACCCGCCGAGCCCCGAAGCGCTGACGGTGCCGGTCTACGACAACCACACTCACCTCGAGATCGCCGACGGCGAGAACCCGCTGCACTACCGCGAGCACCTCGATCGGGCATCCGCTGTCGGCGTGCGCGGCGTCGTGCAGGTGGGAACCGACGTGCTCACGAGCCGCTGGTCGGCCGCGGTCGCGGCACGCGAGCCGCGGGTTCTCGCCGCCGTCGCCCTGCATCCGAACGAGGCTCCGGCGCTCGCCGAATCGGGCGAGCTGGATGCCGCTCTCGCGGTCATCGACGAGCTGGCCGCGCAGCCCCGCGTGGTCGCCATCGGCGAGACCGGCCTCGACTACTTCCGCACCGAGCCGGGGGGCGGACGCGACGCGCAGCTCGCCGCCTTCGAAGCCCACATCGCCATCGCGAAGAAGCACGGCCTGGCACTGCAGATCCACGACCGCGACGCGCACGACGACATCGTGGCGACGCTGCTGCGCGTCGGAGCCCCCGAGCGCACGGTCTTCCACTGCTTCAGCGGCGACGCCGACCTCGCCCGCGTTCTCGCCGACAACGGCTGGTACGCGAGCTTCGCCGGAACGGTGACGTTCAAGAACGCCGCGAACCTGCGTGAGGCGCTCGAGGTGATGCCGCGCCAGCTCGTGCTCGTCGAGACCGACGCGCCCTTCTTGACCCCGCACCCGTTCCGCGGGCGGCCGAACGGGCCGTACCTCATGCCGCACACGGTGCGGGCGATGGCCGAGCACCTCGGCACCGACGTGCCGACGCTGTGCGCCCTCATCGCGTCGAACAGCGAGCAGGTCTACGGCACGTGGGACGCCGAGCCGGTGACGGCGCCGGGCGACCCCTGGGCGGGCCCCGACGAGGTTCCGGGCTCGCCGAGCGAGCTGGCCGCAGCCGCGCAGGCCGCCGCGCTCGACGCGGCCGACGAGGGCAGCCCCGACCACCACCCCGGCCCCGACTACCCGGGCGAGCGATGA
- the metG gene encoding methionine--tRNA ligase, with the protein MGAADRFYICTPIFYVNDVPHIGHAYTEVAADVLARWHRQSGVDTWSLTGTDEHGQKILRTAVANGVTPQEWADRLVESAWKPLLDTIDIANDDFIRTTEQRHETVVQQFLQKLYDDGFITEGEYEGYYCVGCEEYKQNDDLVDGVGEFAGQRVCAIHGRPIEVLKEKNYFFALSTFQQKLLDLYESQPDFIQPASLRNEIVSFVRRGLDDLSISRQSFDWGVRIPWDDSHVTYVWFDALLNYISAIGWGSDDENFSRRWPAVQLVGKDIARFHAVIWPAMLMAAGLQPPAKVFGHGWLLVGGEKMSKSKLTGIAPHQITEVFGSDAFRYYFMSAISFGQDGSFSWEDLAARYQAELANGFGNLASRVVAMIGKYCDGVVPAAPEVTDADRRIEQVAADALAGAQRALDVFAIHDAIASIWTLVDELNGYLTEQEPWKVAKDPALEGRLHTILATAAEGLRALAVLLSPVMPQATQKLWVALGAEAALGGLRAQSIPDAARWGQLPAGAQTQPLEALFPRIEAE; encoded by the coding sequence ATGGGTGCCGCCGACCGCTTCTACATCTGCACGCCGATCTTCTACGTCAACGACGTGCCGCACATCGGCCACGCCTACACGGAGGTCGCCGCCGACGTGCTCGCCCGCTGGCACCGCCAGTCGGGGGTCGACACCTGGTCGCTCACCGGCACCGACGAGCACGGTCAGAAGATTCTGCGCACCGCGGTCGCCAACGGCGTCACGCCGCAGGAGTGGGCGGACAGGCTCGTCGAGTCGGCGTGGAAGCCGCTGCTCGACACCATCGACATCGCCAACGACGACTTCATCCGCACGACCGAGCAGCGCCACGAGACGGTCGTGCAGCAGTTCCTCCAGAAGCTCTACGACGACGGCTTCATCACCGAGGGCGAGTACGAGGGCTACTACTGCGTCGGCTGCGAGGAGTACAAGCAGAACGACGACCTCGTCGACGGTGTGGGCGAGTTCGCGGGGCAGCGCGTGTGCGCCATCCACGGTCGTCCGATCGAGGTGCTGAAGGAGAAGAACTACTTCTTCGCGCTCTCGACGTTCCAGCAGAAGCTGCTCGACCTCTACGAGTCGCAGCCCGACTTCATCCAGCCCGCGAGCCTGCGCAACGAGATCGTCTCGTTCGTGCGGCGCGGCCTCGACGACCTGTCGATCTCGCGCCAGAGCTTCGACTGGGGCGTGCGCATCCCGTGGGACGACAGCCATGTCACCTACGTGTGGTTCGACGCCCTGCTCAACTACATCTCGGCGATCGGCTGGGGCAGCGACGACGAGAACTTTTCCCGCCGCTGGCCGGCCGTGCAGCTCGTCGGCAAGGACATCGCGCGGTTCCACGCCGTCATCTGGCCCGCGATGCTCATGGCCGCGGGGCTGCAGCCGCCTGCCAAGGTCTTCGGCCACGGCTGGCTGCTCGTCGGCGGCGAGAAGATGTCGAAGTCGAAGCTGACCGGCATCGCCCCGCACCAGATCACCGAGGTCTTCGGCAGCGACGCATTCCGCTACTACTTCATGAGCGCGATCTCGTTCGGGCAAGACGGCTCGTTCTCGTGGGAGGACCTCGCCGCCCGCTACCAGGCCGAGCTCGCCAACGGGTTCGGCAACCTCGCCTCGCGGGTCGTCGCCATGATCGGCAAGTACTGCGACGGCGTCGTGCCCGCCGCCCCTGAGGTCACCGACGCCGACCGTCGCATCGAGCAGGTGGCGGCGGATGCTCTCGCCGGCGCCCAGCGCGCCCTCGACGTGTTCGCCATCCACGACGCGATCGCCTCGATCTGGACCCTCGTCGACGAGCTCAACGGCTACCTCACCGAGCAGGAGCCCTGGAAGGTCGCGAAGGATCCCGCCCTCGAGGGTCGGCTCCACACGATCCTCGCCACCGCCGCTGAGGGCCTGCGTGCTCTCGCCGTGCTGCTCTCGCCCGTCATGCCGCAGGCCACGCAGAAGCTCTGGGTGGCGCTGGGCGCCGAGGCCGCGCTGGGCGGGCTGCGCGCGCAGAGCATCCCGGATGCCGCCCGCTGGGGTCAGCTGCCCGCCGGCGCCCAGACGCAGCCGCTCGAGGCGCTCTTCCCGCGCATCGAGGCCGAGTAG
- the rsmI gene encoding 16S rRNA (cytidine(1402)-2'-O)-methyltransferase, whose translation MIVLAATPIGNLGDASRRLVEALENAELIVAEDTRTAVQLMRALGVENRPALVALHEHNERQKAAELVERARATDVLVLTDAGMPAISDPGYVLVEAAIAADVAVTALPGPSAVLTALVLSGLPTDRFVFEGFLPRSGRATALRALAAEPRTLVFFESPHRIGAALADARDAFGPERRAAVCRELTKKFEEVARGSLAELAERFSDGARGEIVLVVAGAPAGASADPDAALADVLGRVATGERLKDAAAAVAAATGLGRRELYEAALAARRP comes from the coding sequence ATGATCGTGCTCGCCGCCACGCCTATCGGCAACCTCGGCGACGCGAGCCGCCGCCTGGTCGAGGCGCTCGAGAACGCCGAGCTGATCGTCGCGGAGGACACCCGCACGGCCGTGCAGCTGATGCGCGCACTGGGGGTCGAGAACCGCCCGGCGCTGGTCGCCTTGCACGAGCACAACGAGCGGCAGAAGGCGGCCGAGCTGGTCGAGCGGGCGCGCGCTACCGACGTGCTCGTGCTCACCGATGCGGGGATGCCCGCCATCAGCGACCCCGGCTACGTGCTCGTCGAGGCCGCCATCGCCGCCGATGTCGCCGTGACCGCGCTGCCCGGCCCGAGCGCCGTGCTCACCGCACTCGTGCTGAGCGGCCTGCCGACCGACCGCTTCGTCTTCGAGGGATTCCTGCCCCGGTCGGGCCGCGCGACCGCGCTGCGGGCCCTCGCCGCCGAGCCGCGCACGCTCGTCTTCTTCGAGTCGCCGCACCGCATCGGTGCCGCGCTCGCGGACGCGCGCGATGCCTTCGGCCCCGAGCGGCGGGCCGCCGTCTGTCGCGAGCTCACCAAGAAGTTCGAGGAGGTCGCGCGCGGCAGCCTCGCCGAGCTCGCCGAGCGGTTCAGCGACGGTGCTCGCGGTGAGATCGTGCTCGTGGTGGCGGGGGCGCCGGCGGGGGCATCCGCCGACCCGGATGCGGCGCTCGCCGACGTGCTGGGTCGCGTCGCCACGGGAGAGCGCCTGAAGGATGCCGCCGCCGCCGTCGCCGCCGCGACCGGACTCGGCCGCCGCGAGCTCTACGAGGCCGCGCTCGCCGCTCGCCGCCCGTAG
- a CDS encoding phospholipid carrier-dependent glycosyltransferase — protein MTAERPEATHQRSPSARVLSIAVPAAVLGVAAATRLIGLDAPGGLVFDETYYVKDAESLRQLGYEGRWPDDANSNWAAGTPGSPSELAAFVAHPPLGKWVIALGLALLGPENPAGWRLGTALAGIALVGLVMVLAHLLLGRLVLTGIAGLLIAIDGNAIVMSRVALLDGVLALLVVLAVILLVLDRRQVRGALDAWLADRRAAVPGRRQRSTDWGPALWGRPWLVAAGIVFGLAIGVKWSALYLLAAFAVLTVVADAIERRRAGIALWASGTLLRQAPISAILLLPSALAAHLLTWTGWFMTSGGYGRAREVTDDNRLAGPFGLLPDALQNWWAYQVAIYGYHVGVTSEHNYEAPAIGWPLLLRPTYMHYIDRGDGTAEAISGIPNPLIWYLAVAAVVALVAWAVVELITRGRAARTGLDRARIARPAAMPASGWAIALVLTGVVAGWLPWLLYPERTMFFFYTIVLTPFLLLALTIMLGAILGPADASPGHRRTGRIIVIGMLALAALISLFFLPLWTGAPIPIDQLRLRYWLPTWV, from the coding sequence GTGACGGCGGAACGACCCGAGGCGACGCACCAGCGCTCACCATCCGCGCGCGTGCTGAGCATCGCCGTTCCGGCCGCGGTGCTCGGGGTGGCCGCGGCGACCCGGCTCATCGGGCTCGACGCCCCCGGCGGGCTGGTCTTCGACGAGACGTACTACGTGAAGGATGCCGAGTCGCTGCGGCAGCTGGGGTACGAGGGCCGCTGGCCCGACGACGCGAACTCCAACTGGGCCGCCGGCACCCCGGGCAGCCCGAGCGAACTCGCGGCATTCGTCGCGCATCCGCCTCTCGGCAAGTGGGTGATCGCCCTCGGGCTCGCCCTTCTCGGCCCCGAGAACCCCGCCGGTTGGCGGCTCGGCACGGCCCTCGCGGGCATCGCCCTCGTCGGGCTGGTCATGGTGCTCGCCCACCTGCTGCTCGGGCGCCTCGTGCTCACGGGCATCGCGGGGCTGCTCATCGCCATCGACGGAAACGCCATCGTCATGAGCCGGGTCGCCCTGCTCGACGGGGTGCTCGCGCTGCTCGTCGTGCTTGCGGTGATCCTGCTGGTGCTCGACCGGCGGCAGGTGCGGGGCGCGCTCGACGCCTGGCTCGCCGACCGTCGCGCCGCGGTGCCGGGCCGGCGGCAGCGCTCGACCGACTGGGGCCCGGCGTTATGGGGCCGCCCCTGGCTCGTCGCGGCGGGCATCGTCTTCGGCCTCGCGATCGGCGTGAAGTGGAGCGCCCTCTACCTGCTCGCCGCCTTCGCCGTGCTGACTGTCGTCGCTGATGCGATCGAGCGCCGTCGCGCCGGCATCGCCCTGTGGGCGAGCGGCACGCTGCTGCGGCAGGCGCCGATCAGCGCGATCCTGCTGCTGCCCTCCGCGCTCGCCGCCCACCTGCTGACCTGGACGGGCTGGTTCATGACCAGCGGCGGCTACGGCCGCGCCCGCGAGGTCACCGATGACAACCGGCTCGCCGGTCCGTTCGGGCTGCTGCCCGACGCCCTGCAGAACTGGTGGGCGTACCAGGTGGCAATCTACGGCTACCACGTCGGCGTCACGAGCGAGCACAACTACGAGGCACCCGCGATCGGCTGGCCCCTGCTGCTACGCCCGACCTACATGCACTACATCGACCGCGGCGACGGCACCGCCGAAGCCATCTCGGGCATCCCGAACCCGCTGATCTGGTACCTGGCCGTCGCCGCCGTCGTCGCGCTCGTCGCGTGGGCGGTCGTCGAACTGATCACGCGCGGGCGAGCGGCGCGAACCGGTCTCGACCGCGCTCGCATCGCCCGCCCCGCCGCGATGCCCGCGAGCGGCTGGGCCATCGCGCTGGTGCTCACCGGGGTGGTGGCCGGGTGGCTGCCGTGGCTGCTGTACCCCGAGCGCACGATGTTCTTCTTCTACACGATCGTGCTCACGCCGTTCCTCCTGCTGGCGCTCACGATCATGCTCGGCGCGATCCTCGGCCCCGCCGACGCCTCGCCCGGGCACCGCCGCACCGGCCGCATCATCGTGATCGGGATGCTCGCCCTTGCCGCGCTGATCAGCCTGTTCTTCCTGCCGCTGTGGACGGGTGCGCCGATCCCGATCGACCAGCTGCGGCTGCGGTACTGGCTACCGACGTGGGTGTAG
- a CDS encoding DUF418 domain-containing protein — MADPPSDGSASVVRRRIVAVMTTDAQPTPPAPLAPTARAERALAPDVARGLVLLGIAVANVPFFLYGRELGLLFKPVTDAAADPWVNALVATLADNRSYPLFALLFGYGMTQLLTREHARGTEWPQARRLLLRRNAWLIAFGAAHGVLLFFGDILGTYGLLGLALVLLIRASGRTLAIVGGLAFGFLVLVGVAEGLSGLLAQVGASIPSAAAFNSAGAETYPLAVLARLGEWTLGMLSVPFGGLGLLAPMILGMWAARYRVLEQPFEHRRALALVAGIGLPVSVLGALPIALALLGVIELSAIVEPFAAMLHAATGAVGGAASVALIALIVGGRGRGGELGAPTAKPGGPLSRLLAALGQRSLSGYLTQSVVFVIVFAPYGFGLGGSASVAEATQIAVITWLATLVLAGLLAAADRSGPAEWLLRRAVYGRLHPRR; from the coding sequence GTGGCCGATCCGCCGAGCGACGGATCCGCATCCGTCGTTCGCCGCCGTATCGTGGCGGTCATGACGACGGATGCTCAGCCCACGCCGCCCGCACCCCTAGCCCCGACCGCCCGCGCCGAGCGCGCCCTCGCCCCCGACGTGGCGCGCGGCCTCGTGCTGCTCGGCATCGCCGTGGCGAACGTGCCGTTCTTCCTGTACGGTCGCGAGCTCGGCCTGCTGTTCAAGCCGGTGACGGATGCCGCGGCCGACCCCTGGGTCAACGCCCTCGTCGCGACCCTCGCCGACAACCGCAGCTACCCGCTGTTCGCCCTGCTCTTCGGCTACGGCATGACCCAGCTGCTGACCCGTGAGCACGCGCGCGGCACCGAGTGGCCCCAGGCGCGTCGACTGCTGCTGCGCCGCAACGCCTGGCTCATCGCCTTCGGCGCCGCGCACGGCGTGCTGCTGTTCTTCGGCGACATCCTCGGCACCTACGGACTGCTCGGCCTCGCGCTCGTGCTGCTGATCCGCGCATCGGGGCGCACGCTGGCGATCGTCGGGGGCCTGGCGTTCGGGTTCCTCGTGCTCGTCGGCGTGGCCGAAGGTCTGAGCGGCCTTCTCGCGCAGGTCGGTGCGAGCATCCCGAGCGCGGCGGCCTTCAACTCTGCCGGGGCCGAGACCTACCCGCTCGCCGTGCTCGCGCGCCTCGGGGAATGGACGCTCGGGATGCTCTCCGTGCCGTTCGGCGGGCTCGGGCTGCTCGCGCCGATGATCCTGGGCATGTGGGCGGCGCGGTACCGCGTGCTCGAGCAGCCGTTCGAGCACCGACGGGCACTCGCGCTCGTGGCGGGAATCGGCCTGCCGGTCTCGGTGCTCGGCGCGCTGCCGATCGCGCTCGCACTGCTCGGCGTCATCGAGCTGTCGGCGATCGTCGAGCCGTTCGCCGCCATGCTGCACGCCGCGACGGGCGCCGTCGGCGGTGCCGCCTCCGTCGCGCTCATCGCCCTCATCGTCGGCGGGCGCGGCCGCGGCGGCGAGCTCGGCGCCCCCACCGCGAAGCCGGGAGGGCCGCTCTCGCGGCTCCTCGCCGCCCTCGGGCAGCGGTCACTGAGCGGCTACCTCACCCAGTCGGTCGTCTTCGTGATCGTCTTCGCTCCGTACGGGTTCGGCCTGGGCGGCAGCGCCAGTGTCGCCGAGGCCACCCAGATCGCGGTCATCACTTGGCTTGCGACGCTCGTGCTGGCGGGGCTGCTGGCCGCGGCCGACCGCAGCGGACCCGCCGAATGGCTGCTGCGCCGGGCCGTGTACGGGCGGCTACACCCACGTCGGTAG
- a CDS encoding O-acetylhomoserine aminocarboxypropyltransferase/cysteine synthase family protein: MADRDYGFRTRAVHAGNVPDSATGARALPIYQSSAFVFDSTEDAAARFALQKYGNIYSRLANPTVASFEERVASLEGGLGAVATSSGLSAQFVTFASLAGAGDHIVASSNLYGGSITQLDVTLRRFGVETTFVASDDPADYAAAIIPGRTKLVFAETIANPSGDIADIAGLAEVAHAADLPLVIDSTIATPYLCRPIEWGADIVVHSATKFLGGHGTTLGGVVVESGRFDWSNHNFPLFEETVAHYGGLTWYGNFGEYAFLTRLRAEQLRDIGPALAPHSAFLLAQGVETLPYRMQAHVDNARRVAEWLEADPRIETVNWAGLPSHRHHARAAQYLPLGPSSVFGFVVKGGRAVGQGLIENVTLASHLANIGDAKTLIIHPASTTHAQLTEQQLVDGGVHPGLVRLSVGIEDADDIIYDLDQALDAALKGASA, translated from the coding sequence ATGGCCGACCGCGACTATGGCTTCCGCACGCGCGCCGTGCACGCCGGCAACGTTCCCGACTCGGCGACGGGTGCCCGCGCCCTGCCGATCTACCAGTCGAGCGCCTTCGTGTTCGATTCGACCGAGGATGCCGCCGCCCGGTTCGCGCTGCAGAAGTACGGCAACATCTACTCGCGGCTGGCGAACCCCACGGTCGCGAGCTTCGAGGAGCGCGTGGCGAGCCTCGAGGGCGGCCTCGGCGCTGTGGCGACCTCGAGCGGCCTCAGCGCGCAGTTCGTCACCTTCGCCTCGCTCGCGGGCGCGGGCGACCACATCGTCGCCTCGTCGAACCTCTACGGCGGCTCGATCACGCAGCTCGACGTGACCCTGCGCCGCTTCGGCGTCGAGACCACCTTCGTCGCGAGCGACGACCCGGCCGACTACGCCGCGGCGATCATCCCGGGCCGCACCAAGCTCGTCTTCGCCGAGACGATCGCGAACCCCTCCGGCGATATCGCCGACATCGCGGGCCTCGCCGAGGTGGCGCACGCCGCCGACCTGCCGCTCGTCATCGACTCGACCATCGCGACCCCCTACCTGTGCCGCCCGATCGAGTGGGGCGCCGACATCGTCGTGCACTCGGCCACGAAGTTCCTCGGCGGGCACGGGACCACCCTCGGCGGCGTCGTCGTCGAGTCAGGGCGCTTCGACTGGTCGAACCACAACTTCCCGCTGTTCGAGGAGACGGTCGCCCACTACGGCGGGCTCACCTGGTACGGCAACTTCGGCGAGTACGCCTTCCTCACCCGCCTGCGGGCAGAGCAGCTGCGCGACATCGGGCCGGCGCTCGCCCCGCACTCGGCCTTCCTGCTCGCGCAGGGCGTCGAGACGCTGCCGTACCGCATGCAGGCGCACGTCGACAATGCGCGCCGCGTCGCGGAGTGGCTCGAGGCCGACCCGCGCATCGAGACGGTCAACTGGGCGGGTCTGCCGTCGCACCGACACCACGCCCGCGCCGCGCAGTACCTGCCGCTCGGCCCGAGCTCGGTGTTCGGCTTCGTCGTGAAGGGCGGCCGCGCCGTCGGCCAGGGCCTCATCGAGAACGTGACCCTCGCGAGCCACCTCGCCAACATCGGCGACGCCAAGACGCTCATCATCCACCCCGCCTCGACGACGCACGCGCAGCTCACCGAGCAGCAGCTCGTCGACGGCGGCGTGCACCCCGGCCTCGTTCGCCTCTCGGTGGGCATCGAGGACGCCGACGACATCATCTACGACCTCGATCAGGCTCTGGATGCGGCGCTGAAGGGAGCCTCGGCATGA
- a CDS encoding CoA-binding protein, with product MSDSTTGTQADTATVTLANGLTCAIPASSPLAKLLKSQRTWVGPSAKERLGILRRAKSVAIVGASPNPARSSYFVGTYLQQSSSYRVYFVNPNATEILGQPAYPDLASLPEVPDIVDVFRKASDIPAVIDDALAVGAPVVWVQLGIWNEEAARYGESKGLTVVMDRCIKVEHARFHGGLHLMGFDTGVISAKKQVR from the coding sequence ATGAGTGACTCGACCACCGGCACCCAGGCCGACACGGCGACCGTCACCCTCGCGAACGGGCTCACCTGCGCCATCCCCGCGAGCTCGCCGCTGGCGAAGCTGCTGAAGTCGCAGCGCACGTGGGTGGGGCCCTCCGCGAAGGAGCGGCTGGGCATCCTGCGCCGCGCGAAGAGCGTGGCGATCGTCGGCGCCTCGCCGAACCCCGCGCGCAGCTCCTACTTCGTGGGCACCTACCTGCAGCAGTCGAGCAGCTACCGCGTCTACTTCGTCAACCCCAACGCGACCGAGATCCTGGGGCAGCCCGCCTACCCCGATCTCGCCTCGCTTCCCGAGGTGCCCGACATCGTCGACGTGTTCCGCAAGGCGAGCGACATCCCCGCCGTCATCGACGACGCCCTCGCCGTCGGTGCGCCCGTGGTGTGGGTGCAGCTCGGCATCTGGAACGAAGAGGCGGCGCGCTACGGCGAGTCGAAGGGCCTCACGGTCGTCATGGACCGCTGCATCAAGGTCGAGCACGCCCGCTTCCACGGCGGTCTGCACCTCATGGGCTTCGACACCGGGGTCATCTCGGCGAAGAAGCAGGTGCGCTGA
- a CDS encoding MBL fold metallo-hydrolase has translation MTTISASIAVTVVGGPTALLEWAGLRLLLDPTFDEPRRYGDEPDALEKTAPPAVAAADLGHIDAALVSHHHHEDNLDLAGRDLAISLPLVVTTAAGARDLAARGGTARVIGLDDDEAITLDDPTVVGSAVADRAPEGARLIALPAQHGPDQWAERLGPVCGFLLHAPGQPTVYVSGDNSEVTVVEAVAARYGHVDAALLFAGAARVDDIDAPLTLTAERARAAALALGARRVVGLHVDQWTHFSEGRDALEREFAGLNSSAGGPLLAATPLGVRTEVAL, from the coding sequence ATGACCACGATCTCCGCATCCATCGCCGTCACCGTCGTCGGCGGGCCCACCGCCCTGCTCGAGTGGGCGGGGCTGCGTCTGCTGCTCGATCCGACATTCGATGAGCCGCGGCGGTACGGCGACGAGCCCGATGCGCTCGAGAAGACGGCGCCGCCCGCGGTAGCCGCCGCCGACCTCGGGCACATCGACGCCGCCCTGGTGTCGCACCACCACCACGAAGACAACCTCGACCTCGCGGGCCGCGACCTCGCGATCTCCCTGCCGCTCGTGGTCACGACGGCCGCCGGCGCGCGCGACCTCGCGGCGCGCGGCGGCACGGCCCGCGTGATCGGGCTCGACGACGACGAGGCGATCACGCTCGACGACCCGACCGTCGTGGGGTCGGCCGTCGCCGACCGCGCACCCGAAGGCGCTCGACTCATCGCGCTGCCCGCGCAGCACGGCCCCGATCAGTGGGCCGAGAGGCTCGGGCCCGTGTGCGGCTTTCTGCTGCACGCCCCCGGGCAGCCGACCGTCTACGTCTCGGGCGACAACTCGGAGGTCACGGTCGTCGAGGCGGTCGCCGCCCGCTATGGGCACGTGGATGCGGCGCTCCTGTTCGCCGGAGCCGCCCGCGTCGATGACATCGACGCACCCCTCACCCTCACGGCCGAGCGCGCGCGGGCCGCGGCGCTCGCGCTCGGTGCACGGCGGGTCGTGGGGCTGCACGTGGACCAGTGGACGCACTTCAGCGAGGGCCGCGACGCCCTCGAGCGCGAGTTCGCCGGGCTCAACTCGTCCGCGGGCGGGCCGCTGCTCGCCGCCACACCCCTGGGCGTGCGCACCGAGGTCGCGCTCTAG